From Planococcus halocryophilus, the proteins below share one genomic window:
- a CDS encoding fatty acid desaturase, whose amino-acid sequence MSREKTAQLRKFVAPFEKADVKASVRQLVNTIPPFILAWFLAYQALDVSIWLTIALSTVAAAFVIRTFIIFHDCTHGSFFKNKKANAIVGTITGIMTLFAYEKWKREHSIHHASSGNLDKRGVGDIWVMTIEEYVEASKWERFKYRMYRNPLVMFGVGPLFLVLISSRFNRKDARKKERNNTYLINISLVVIYSLLILAIGWQAFLIVQGTTMFVAGAFGIWLFYVQHTFEDSYFEDENEWDYVKAAIEGSSYYQLPKVLQWVTGNIGFHHVHHLSPRVPNYNLEKAHVSSPPLQQATTIDIKSSLKSLSYKLYDAPNKTFVTFGDIKHLLSESKTVEQ is encoded by the coding sequence ATGAGCAGAGAAAAAACAGCACAATTACGCAAGTTTGTCGCCCCATTTGAAAAAGCAGATGTAAAAGCAAGTGTCAGACAATTAGTAAATACAATACCCCCTTTTATCTTAGCTTGGTTTTTAGCTTATCAAGCACTTGATGTTTCAATTTGGCTGACAATCGCATTGTCAACAGTAGCAGCAGCATTCGTTATTCGTACGTTTATCATTTTCCACGATTGTACACATGGTTCGTTTTTCAAAAATAAAAAAGCGAATGCTATTGTTGGTACGATTACAGGAATCATGACTCTTTTCGCTTACGAAAAGTGGAAACGTGAACACTCGATTCACCATGCATCAAGTGGGAACTTAGATAAGCGCGGAGTTGGCGATATCTGGGTTATGACAATCGAAGAATATGTAGAAGCATCAAAATGGGAACGTTTCAAATACCGTATGTACCGCAATCCACTAGTTATGTTCGGAGTTGGTCCATTATTCCTTGTCTTGATTTCAAGTCGTTTCAACCGCAAAGATGCACGCAAAAAAGAACGCAATAACACGTATTTGATCAATATTTCTTTAGTAGTCATTTATTCACTATTAATTTTGGCGATTGGTTGGCAGGCATTCTTGATCGTACAAGGTACGACTATGTTTGTAGCTGGAGCTTTCGGAATTTGGTTGTTCTATGTACAACACACATTCGAAGATTCGTATTTTGAAGATGAAAACGAGTGGGATTATGTAAAAGCGGCAATAGAAGGAAGTTCATATTACCAACTTCCAAAAGTATTGCAATGGGTAACTGGAAATATCGGCTTCCACCACGTGCATCACTTGAGCCCGCGTGTGCCAAACTACAACTTGGAAAAAGCGCATGTATCTTCACCACCACTTCAACAAGCAACTACAATTGATATTAAATCGAGTCTTAAATCGTTGAGCTATAAATTGTACGATGCACCAAATAAAACATTCGTTACATTTGGTGATATCAAACATTTACTAAGTGAGTCAAAAACGGTTGAACAATAA
- a CDS encoding DUF2188 domain-containing protein — protein sequence MPWNQKDYPASFKNLTADVRDKAIEIANALLRDGYEESRAIPIALEQAKKTENSDEERPIYEIKKHDEGWQLKKKDSKKAILSEETKESLMGEAKRYVNKNHGELHIYTEDGSLSDTLYE from the coding sequence ATGCCATGGAACCAAAAAGACTACCCAGCTTCGTTTAAAAACCTTACCGCTGATGTCCGTGATAAAGCAATCGAGATTGCTAATGCATTGCTTCGCGATGGCTATGAAGAAAGTCGCGCGATCCCGATTGCTTTAGAACAAGCCAAAAAAACTGAAAACAGTGATGAGGAGCGGCCAATCTACGAAATAAAAAAACACGATGAAGGATGGCAGTTAAAGAAAAAAGATAGTAAAAAAGCCATTTTAAGTGAAGAAACGAAAGAAAGTCTTATGGGAGAAGCCAAGCGTTATGTCAACAAAAACCACGGTGAACTTCACATTTATACGGAAGACGGCTCTTTGTCAGATACGCTTTATGAATGA
- the cydD gene encoding thiol reductant ABC exporter subunit CydD, protein MNDLKQLAFQRKNTMTFLVVMSILKGLATIGQALFFVMIADRVFLQNATFESLIPLFGGLLISILLRAGSGYALGKAGVNLASDVKNEFRNTLIQSFARNPLLTAAQGQSGQKVSLLMDSVDEIDGFFSKYIPQMIQTYMIPVILLGVIFAQNWTSGIIILITAPFIPVFMALVGKGTKKKADEKMEQLNRFSGTFLDVLQGLSTLKLFGQAEKQQQAIKKSSLSFRDSTMEVLKSAFLSSLMLEYISMLSIGIVALEIGLRLVVFDNISFFTAFFILILVPDFFNLLKDFGSAFHTARGSVSAAKQLTSELEKPNVDLTWGKETMAQEPPHLSLEQLSFQYGEGFSLAPLNVEIPPYSQVAIVGKSGSGKTTLMHLVAGLLPQSEGRFYVNGVARENISETSWFDQLSYISQHPYLFAGTIRENIKMGVAGDVSDEEVLAAAKKAGIAEMVSTLEKGFETPIGEAGRGLSGGEKQRIAIARAFLKKPSLILFDEPTTGLDLQTEKILQDSLHDLQKTSTVITVAHRLHTIKGADIILFLDDGKLDATGNHDELLETYMPYEEMLAAQQGGGLQ, encoded by the coding sequence ATGAACGATTTAAAACAGTTGGCATTTCAACGAAAAAACACAATGACATTTTTAGTCGTGATGTCGATTTTAAAAGGACTTGCCACAATTGGTCAGGCCTTGTTTTTCGTGATGATTGCAGATCGGGTTTTTCTTCAGAACGCTACTTTTGAAAGTTTAATCCCACTTTTTGGTGGCTTATTGATATCGATTTTGCTGCGAGCAGGATCGGGATATGCCTTAGGTAAAGCGGGAGTCAATTTAGCTTCCGATGTAAAAAACGAATTTCGAAATACGTTAATCCAATCATTTGCTAGAAATCCATTGCTCACGGCAGCTCAAGGTCAGTCGGGTCAGAAAGTCAGTTTGTTAATGGATTCTGTAGATGAAATAGACGGTTTCTTTAGTAAATACATTCCTCAGATGATTCAAACGTATATGATCCCTGTAATTTTGCTAGGTGTAATTTTTGCGCAAAACTGGACAAGTGGGATCATTATTTTAATTACCGCACCATTTATTCCGGTTTTCATGGCATTGGTAGGAAAAGGAACGAAGAAAAAAGCCGATGAAAAAATGGAGCAACTCAACCGTTTTTCTGGTACTTTTTTAGATGTTTTACAAGGACTTTCAACACTGAAGCTGTTTGGACAAGCTGAAAAGCAGCAGCAAGCTATTAAGAAAAGTAGTTTGAGTTTTCGAGACTCGACGATGGAGGTATTAAAATCTGCATTTCTTTCTTCTTTAATGCTTGAGTATATTTCCATGTTAAGCATCGGAATTGTTGCACTAGAAATAGGACTTCGACTCGTTGTATTCGATAATATTAGCTTTTTCACAGCATTTTTCATATTGATCTTAGTGCCCGATTTCTTTAATCTATTAAAAGATTTCGGTAGTGCTTTTCATACGGCGCGCGGGAGTGTATCAGCCGCAAAACAATTAACTTCTGAACTAGAGAAACCGAATGTTGATTTGACTTGGGGAAAAGAAACGATGGCGCAAGAGCCCCCTCACTTATCATTAGAACAACTATCTTTTCAATACGGAGAAGGATTTTCGTTAGCTCCGCTCAATGTAGAAATTCCTCCTTATAGTCAAGTGGCGATTGTCGGGAAAAGTGGTTCAGGAAAAACGACATTAATGCATCTAGTAGCGGGACTTTTACCGCAAAGCGAAGGTCGTTTCTATGTAAATGGTGTCGCTCGAGAAAATATTAGTGAAACATCTTGGTTCGATCAATTAAGTTACATTTCGCAACACCCGTATCTTTTTGCCGGCACCATTCGGGAAAATATAAAAATGGGTGTCGCAGGTGACGTGAGTGATGAAGAAGTGCTAGCAGCCGCAAAAAAAGCAGGTATTGCTGAAATGGTATCGACGCTTGAAAAAGGATTTGAAACCCCCATAGGTGAAGCTGGCCGCGGTTTGTCTGGTGGAGAAAAGCAGCGAATTGCAATTGCACGGGCTTTCTTGAAAAAGCCGTCGCTTATTTTATTTGATGAGCCAACAACGGGACTAGATTTACAAACCGAGAAAATTTTGCAAGATTCACTACATGATTTGCAAAAAACTTCGACCGTTATTACGGTTGCTCATCGCCTGCACACCATTAAAGGCGCGGATATCATCTTATTTCTAGATGATGGCAAACTGGATGCGACCGGAAATCATGATGAGCTATTGGAAACTTATATGCCTTACGAAGAAATGCTTGCAGCACAGCAAGGAGGTGGCTTGCAATGA
- a CDS encoding BCCT family transporter produces the protein MNKELLKNPVFIVSAAAILVLVILGAATPVKFGEVAGRLFSFTTLNFGWFYLLAVFIITLFLIVIALSKFGRIRLGTDDDRPEFPFFTWIGMLFSAGFGAGLVFWGVAEPMSHFFTSPMGNEALTPEAARIAMGYSFFHWGVSQWSVFAIVGLVIGFLQFRKKKPGLVSTALEPVLGNRPLVKNSIDSLAVIATVMGIATSLGLGVLQMNGGLNAVFGIENAFPVQLGIIAVMFAAYTLSSSTGLKKGIAYLSNLNLGLALILMVFVFIAGPTVFIMETFTLALGDYITNFVPYSLRLEPYANGQWVQGWTIFYWAWAIAWSPFVGAFVARVSRGRTIREFVMGVLVIPPAIACLWIAVFGGTSLWYDLNQGAGIAEAVNNDLTSALFQTFGVLPLTTIMSILAILLIFTFLVTSADSATYILASMTSFGSLNPPTAFKIVWGVLMSAIAAVLLYAGGLQALQTASLISALPFTVLLVLMLWSFTKIIRKESPPIRESELQRFKRMDQEMKKQRNK, from the coding sequence ATGAATAAAGAATTATTGAAAAATCCTGTATTTATAGTATCCGCCGCAGCCATTCTTGTTCTTGTTATTTTAGGTGCGGCTACACCGGTGAAATTTGGAGAAGTGGCAGGACGTTTGTTTAGTTTTACTACCTTGAATTTCGGCTGGTTTTACTTACTTGCCGTCTTTATTATTACACTTTTCCTTATAGTAATTGCATTATCCAAATTCGGACGTATTCGACTTGGCACTGATGACGACCGGCCAGAATTCCCTTTCTTCACTTGGATTGGTATGTTGTTTTCAGCTGGATTCGGAGCCGGCCTCGTATTTTGGGGAGTGGCTGAACCAATGAGCCATTTCTTCACCTCCCCTATGGGGAACGAAGCACTAACACCAGAAGCGGCGAGAATTGCCATGGGCTACTCATTTTTCCACTGGGGTGTCAGTCAATGGTCAGTATTCGCTATTGTTGGACTGGTCATCGGTTTTTTGCAATTCCGCAAAAAGAAACCAGGTTTGGTTTCTACAGCTCTTGAGCCAGTATTAGGAAATAGGCCTTTAGTTAAAAATTCCATCGACTCTCTAGCTGTCATTGCTACCGTAATGGGAATTGCTACCTCTCTCGGATTAGGAGTATTGCAAATGAACGGCGGACTCAATGCCGTATTCGGTATTGAAAACGCCTTCCCGGTTCAATTAGGTATTATTGCGGTAATGTTTGCGGCTTATACCTTATCGTCTTCTACGGGACTAAAAAAAGGAATTGCCTACTTAAGTAACTTAAATCTTGGACTGGCATTAATTTTAATGGTTTTCGTTTTCATTGCAGGACCGACTGTTTTCATCATGGAAACTTTCACATTAGCACTTGGGGATTACATTACAAACTTTGTGCCTTATAGTTTACGACTAGAGCCTTATGCCAATGGCCAGTGGGTGCAAGGATGGACAATTTTCTATTGGGCATGGGCTATTGCTTGGTCTCCATTTGTAGGCGCATTTGTAGCGCGTGTATCTAGAGGTCGGACAATCCGTGAGTTTGTTATGGGTGTGCTAGTTATTCCGCCTGCTATCGCCTGTTTATGGATCGCCGTCTTTGGGGGCACATCACTTTGGTATGATTTAAACCAAGGGGCAGGCATTGCAGAAGCCGTTAATAATGATTTAACATCTGCTTTGTTCCAAACTTTCGGCGTTTTACCATTGACGACGATCATGTCGATTCTTGCTATCTTGTTGATTTTCACTTTCTTAGTGACTTCGGCTGACTCAGCAACTTATATTCTGGCATCGATGACGAGCTTTGGTAGCTTGAATCCACCAACAGCCTTTAAGATTGTTTGGGGTGTGTTAATGTCCGCGATTGCCGCAGTTCTCTTGTATGCGGGTGGATTGCAAGCTTTACAGACAGCGTCACTCATATCCGCCTTACCATTTACTGTGCTACTGGTGTTAATGCTTTGGTCTTTCACTAAAATCATTCGTAAAGAATCACCTCCTATTCGGGAGTCTGAATTGCAGCGATTTAAACGCATGGACCAAGAAATGAAAAAGCAACGCAATAAATAA
- a CDS encoding response regulator transcription factor has product MIRIVLAEDQRMMLGALGSLLDLEEDMEVVGKAANGEEVIELVENLQPDICIMDIEMPLKSGLDAAEILKDHTCKIIILTTFARSGYFERARKAGVSGYLLKDSPSEDLATSIRTIMSGRRIYAPELVDLAYADENPLTDREKQVMELIAEGRSTKEIAKELFITTGTVRNYISTILDKLEVGNRIEAISRFKEKGWFK; this is encoded by the coding sequence ATGATTCGAATTGTATTGGCGGAAGATCAGCGTATGATGTTGGGGGCTTTAGGCTCATTACTCGATTTAGAAGAAGATATGGAAGTAGTAGGTAAAGCGGCTAATGGAGAAGAAGTAATCGAGCTCGTCGAAAATCTACAGCCTGATATTTGCATCATGGATATTGAAATGCCGTTAAAAAGTGGATTAGACGCTGCGGAAATTTTGAAAGACCATACGTGCAAAATCATTATTTTGACTACGTTTGCCCGCTCTGGATATTTTGAGCGCGCTAGAAAAGCTGGGGTCAGTGGATACTTATTAAAAGATAGTCCAAGTGAAGATTTGGCTACTTCGATTCGTACAATTATGTCTGGTCGCCGAATTTATGCCCCAGAATTGGTGGATTTGGCTTATGCTGACGAAAATCCATTAACCGATCGGGAAAAGCAAGTAATGGAACTGATTGCCGAAGGTCGCAGCACAAAAGAGATTGCAAAGGAATTATTTATAACAACGGGTACAGTGAGAAACTATATTTCAACCATTTTGGATAAACTTGAAGTTGGAAATCGAATTGAAGCCATTTCTCGTTTCAAAGAAAAAGGCTGGTTTAAATAA
- a CDS encoding VOC family protein: MELDHIVHFVQKNPKETVTDWQMQGLPASFGGQHINWGTQNVLLYLKNCYIEWLSVEKQEIATEAEHPLTRLLLHDQIGFGTICVRTQNIVELNKDLRERGNETTGILDAERRTADGELIKWKMLFIKESVSAKLPMPFFIEWQETDEQRYKKLRDKGIVQAANEVLTIDRCVFGVWNPSEVENTWREILGGSLKLTNCRIEFRKTTETQERLEEVYFMNGTNKLEFEQGLYWLPPLSLGGR, from the coding sequence ATGGAATTAGATCACATTGTTCATTTTGTACAGAAAAATCCAAAGGAAACTGTAACTGATTGGCAAATGCAGGGTTTACCTGCGTCTTTTGGGGGGCAACATATCAATTGGGGAACGCAAAATGTATTGTTGTATTTAAAAAATTGTTATATCGAGTGGTTGTCGGTAGAAAAACAAGAAATTGCAACAGAAGCCGAACATCCGTTAACGCGCTTGTTACTGCACGACCAAATAGGGTTTGGAACAATTTGTGTGAGAACTCAAAATATCGTAGAGTTAAATAAGGACTTGCGAGAGCGCGGAAATGAGACTACGGGTATTCTAGATGCTGAGCGTCGAACGGCAGACGGTGAGTTGATCAAGTGGAAAATGCTATTTATAAAAGAATCCGTATCTGCGAAATTGCCGATGCCATTTTTTATCGAATGGCAGGAAACGGATGAACAACGTTACAAAAAGCTGAGAGATAAAGGTATTGTTCAAGCGGCTAATGAGGTACTAACAATTGACCGCTGCGTTTTTGGCGTATGGAATCCAAGTGAAGTTGAAAATACATGGCGGGAAATTTTAGGTGGTAGCCTGAAGCTAACTAATTGTCGCATTGAATTCAGAAAAACAACTGAGACACAAGAACGTCTAGAAGAAGTTTACTTTATGAATGGTACAAACAAGCTCGAATTTGAACAAGGTCTTTATTGGTTGCCCCCTCTATCATTAGGTGGAAGATAA
- the cydC gene encoding thiol reductant ABC exporter subunit CydC: MSDLKDILKLTLLEKKDVLIAIFFGFLAGIASVALMGSSGYLISKAALTSQMTTLVVMAACLKLFGFASALSRYGERLYSHRATFTMLSHLRVSFFERLSPLAPGIFSKYRSGDLLSRIVGDVESLQNFLLRVFYPPVVLGIVFLSAVFFTSFFSLGIAIVIFIGMLLTVVVVPALFASRKRRADGQVRAQRGNLAIEATEFLYGFRDLKIHQQLDAKEQQLNNDAVKYNEGQRKEGLEENLAQSINAFVALLVSFFVLGVGAYFVAAGELNGLYLAMLVMISIAAFENVAPMAAFPTYFEESRKAAVRLEEIVAEPTLSQGAGQMPSGPLDIRLEDASFQYPGENSLAVDGVSLRLKPGTKTAIVGPSGSGKSTLMQLLLNVFPLNQGQLSIGGKPVETLKQEAIWQEMNIVLQENHFFYGTIHSNLLIANPAVTDEQMIQVLTKVQLDILPLTMTVEEKGQNLSGGQKQRLAIARAMLRGKSLWLLDEPVSSVDSLTAQVIYQQMFQQNKGDLFVIISHDLAGLENMDQIVVMEKGRIVESGSYDELMEKKAYFYQLKAIENSVFS; encoded by the coding sequence ATGAGTGATTTAAAAGATATTTTGAAATTGACGCTTCTTGAAAAAAAGGATGTGTTAATTGCCATTTTTTTCGGGTTTTTAGCAGGTATTGCAAGTGTCGCGTTAATGGGATCAAGTGGTTATTTGATTTCAAAAGCCGCCTTAACCTCTCAAATGACGACGCTCGTAGTCATGGCAGCTTGTTTGAAATTATTTGGTTTCGCATCGGCGTTGAGCCGTTACGGAGAGCGTTTGTATTCTCACCGAGCGACATTTACCATGCTGAGTCATTTAAGAGTATCGTTTTTTGAACGCTTGTCCCCACTTGCACCAGGGATTTTTAGTAAGTATCGAAGCGGTGATTTATTGTCGCGAATTGTTGGGGATGTTGAAAGTTTACAAAACTTTTTACTGCGCGTATTTTACCCGCCAGTGGTACTCGGCATCGTGTTTTTAAGTGCAGTTTTCTTTACTTCGTTCTTCTCATTAGGTATTGCGATAGTGATTTTTATCGGAATGTTGTTGACTGTTGTAGTGGTTCCAGCACTTTTCGCTAGTAGAAAACGTCGTGCAGATGGACAAGTGAGAGCACAGCGAGGAAATTTGGCAATTGAAGCAACTGAGTTTCTTTATGGATTCCGAGATTTGAAAATTCATCAACAACTTGATGCAAAAGAACAGCAATTGAATAATGACGCAGTTAAATACAACGAAGGACAACGAAAAGAAGGTCTAGAAGAAAACTTGGCACAGTCCATTAATGCATTTGTCGCTTTACTCGTTTCCTTTTTTGTTTTAGGTGTAGGTGCTTATTTTGTCGCAGCTGGTGAACTAAATGGCTTGTATTTGGCAATGCTTGTGATGATTTCGATTGCGGCTTTTGAAAACGTTGCACCAATGGCAGCTTTTCCGACATACTTTGAAGAAAGTCGGAAAGCGGCTGTTCGTTTAGAAGAGATTGTAGCTGAACCTACTTTGTCGCAAGGAGCTGGCCAGATGCCGAGTGGACCGCTTGATATAAGGCTAGAAGACGCATCTTTTCAATATCCAGGCGAAAATAGCTTGGCAGTCGATGGCGTATCTCTTCGCTTAAAGCCAGGTACAAAAACGGCAATAGTCGGACCAAGTGGTTCAGGGAAATCGACATTAATGCAATTGCTGCTAAATGTTTTCCCGCTCAACCAAGGACAATTATCAATCGGTGGAAAACCTGTCGAGACACTCAAACAAGAAGCGATTTGGCAAGAAATGAATATTGTTTTGCAAGAAAACCATTTCTTTTATGGAACAATTCATAGCAATTTATTGATTGCGAATCCAGCGGTAACAGATGAGCAAATGATTCAAGTATTAACTAAAGTTCAACTAGATATACTTCCTTTGACTATGACGGTGGAAGAAAAAGGTCAGAATTTATCTGGTGGCCAAAAACAACGGCTAGCAATTGCACGTGCTATGTTAAGAGGGAAATCACTATGGCTTCTGGATGAACCGGTATCTTCTGTAGATAGTTTGACAGCACAAGTCATTTATCAACAGATGTTTCAGCAAAACAAAGGCGATTTGTTTGTCATCATCAGTCATGATTTAGCAGGACTTGAAAATATGGATCAGATTGTCGTTATGGAAAAAGGGCGTATCGTAGAAAGTGGTTCGTACGACGAGTTGATGGAGAAAAAAGCTTACTTCTATCAACTTAAAGCAATTGAGAATAGCGTATTTTCTTAA
- a CDS encoding sensor histidine kinase: MQSWYQIFPKNPWLSLYAWVIFCILPFFFIFRSSSMTDFIFGILLLLMFFIAYRLSFNSKTGFVFVWVSFEMAINIGMIILFGYVYLSIFVAFFIGNLRNKVGFFIIYGLHIGLTITAVVFGFFEHSELYISQLPFIVLSILGVILLPFNTYNRNKREKLEGQLEDANKRISQLVIIEERERIARDLHDTLGQKLSLIGLKSDLAGKLIYRNPESALNEINDVRQTARTALKEVRELVSNMRGTKLDEELLRVQQILKAAEIDFVFYGSTQLTNTPLLVENVVSMCLKEAVTNVVKHSGASRCSILIKQNPEELLVQVQDNGEGFPEGNTSLQGNGLAGMRERLEFVNGSVDIKVMDGTTLNIRVPNVILYSSKGDMK, from the coding sequence ATGCAAAGTTGGTATCAAATATTCCCTAAAAATCCATGGTTGAGTCTATACGCCTGGGTTATCTTTTGTATTTTGCCTTTCTTCTTTATCTTTCGTTCTTCATCGATGACGGATTTTATTTTTGGCATTTTGCTCTTATTAATGTTCTTTATTGCGTATAGATTGTCTTTTAATTCTAAAACTGGCTTTGTATTCGTATGGGTGAGTTTTGAGATGGCCATAAATATCGGAATGATAATTCTGTTTGGCTATGTGTACCTTTCCATTTTTGTGGCATTTTTCATAGGGAATTTACGCAATAAGGTAGGCTTTTTCATTATTTATGGTCTCCATATTGGATTAACGATTACGGCCGTGGTATTTGGCTTTTTTGAGCATAGTGAATTGTACATTTCCCAGTTACCGTTTATTGTGCTGAGTATATTGGGTGTTATTCTCTTGCCATTCAATACGTATAATCGTAATAAGCGTGAAAAGCTCGAAGGTCAGCTTGAAGATGCTAATAAACGAATTTCCCAGCTGGTAATCATTGAAGAGCGTGAGCGAATTGCTCGTGACTTACATGATACATTGGGGCAAAAATTATCATTGATTGGTTTGAAAAGTGATTTAGCTGGAAAACTGATTTACCGCAATCCAGAATCTGCTTTAAATGAAATAAACGATGTGAGACAAACAGCCCGTACAGCATTAAAAGAAGTACGTGAACTCGTTTCGAATATGCGTGGTACTAAACTCGATGAAGAACTCTTGCGTGTGCAACAGATTTTAAAAGCTGCAGAAATTGACTTTGTTTTTTATGGTTCAACACAGTTAACGAATACGCCGCTCTTAGTGGAAAATGTTGTGAGTATGTGTTTGAAAGAAGCCGTAACAAATGTGGTGAAACACAGTGGCGCATCACGCTGCAGTATATTAATCAAGCAAAACCCTGAAGAGCTTCTTGTTCAAGTTCAAGATAACGGGGAGGGATTTCCAGAAGGAAATACATCCTTACAAGGGAATGGCTTGGCAGGAATGCGAGAGCGTTTAGAATTTGTGAACGGATCGGTGGATATTAAAGTAATGGATGGTACTACCTTAAATATTAGAGTTCCGAATGTAATTCTCTATAGTTCAAAGGGGGATATGAAATGA
- the putP gene encoding sodium/proline symporter PutP yields MTDTTYQIIALTVYLGAMLYIGWYAYRKTANLSDYMLGGRGLGPAVAALSAGASDMSGWLLLGLPGAIYLGGLVEVWIAIGLTIGAFLNWFFVAPRLRIYSFITSDSITIPSFLENRLKDKSRLLRIVSGIIILIFFTFYVSSGMVASGLFFQSSFGMDYHLGLVLGSIVVVAYTLFGGFLAVSYTDFVQGVMMVLALIAVPIVGIFATGGFSDTAASIREVDPNMLSLVSGASTIGVISAAAWGLGYFGQPHIIVRFMAIKTLKEVRIARRIGMSWMIFSLIGATATALIGIAYFQQNPSATLVDPESVFLDLSQILFHPLVAGFVLAAVLAAVMSTISSQLLVSSSALIEDLYKIAFKKEASAKGYVTLGRVAVALIAIIAAYLAWEQNNTILGLVAYAWAGFGAAFGPIILLSLFWRKLTSKGALAGMIVGAVTVIVWDSMGTAAEDPGATELTNFMGSVYEIIPGFFLCLLVTWLVSLVTYKRDEQIEKEFDETVRLINEDK; encoded by the coding sequence ATGACAGATACAACGTATCAAATCATTGCTTTAACCGTTTACCTAGGTGCAATGCTTTATATTGGCTGGTACGCTTATCGCAAAACAGCCAACTTATCTGACTATATGCTTGGTGGTAGGGGGCTTGGACCAGCAGTAGCCGCACTAAGTGCAGGAGCATCAGATATGTCCGGATGGCTCTTACTAGGTTTACCGGGTGCGATTTACCTTGGAGGACTAGTTGAGGTATGGATTGCAATCGGATTAACAATTGGTGCCTTTTTAAACTGGTTCTTTGTAGCACCACGTTTACGAATTTACTCATTTATTACTAGTGATTCGATTACGATCCCGAGTTTCTTAGAAAACCGCTTGAAAGACAAATCGCGGTTATTAAGAATTGTATCGGGTATTATCATCTTAATCTTTTTCACATTTTATGTTTCATCCGGTATGGTGGCTTCTGGATTGTTCTTCCAAAGCTCGTTCGGCATGGATTACCATCTAGGACTTGTCTTGGGCTCGATTGTCGTCGTAGCTTATACTTTGTTCGGTGGATTCCTAGCTGTTAGTTATACCGATTTTGTTCAAGGCGTAATGATGGTACTCGCTTTAATCGCAGTGCCAATCGTAGGGATTTTCGCTACAGGTGGATTTAGTGATACTGCTGCAAGTATTCGAGAAGTAGATCCGAATATGTTGAGCTTAGTTTCAGGAGCTTCTACAATCGGTGTTATTTCTGCAGCCGCTTGGGGTCTTGGTTACTTTGGCCAACCTCATATCATCGTTCGTTTTATGGCGATTAAAACGTTGAAAGAAGTACGTATTGCTCGTCGTATCGGGATGAGCTGGATGATTTTCAGTCTTATTGGAGCTACTGCAACTGCGCTTATCGGTATTGCTTATTTCCAGCAAAATCCTTCAGCAACGTTAGTGGATCCAGAATCAGTCTTTCTTGACTTGAGTCAAATTTTGTTCCATCCATTAGTTGCAGGATTTGTACTGGCAGCTGTTTTAGCAGCTGTTATGAGTACAATTTCTTCTCAGCTTTTAGTAAGTTCTTCGGCGCTTATTGAGGATTTATACAAAATTGCCTTCAAAAAAGAAGCATCTGCTAAAGGTTATGTAACACTTGGTCGAGTAGCTGTAGCATTGATTGCTATTATTGCAGCTTACTTAGCATGGGAACAAAATAACACCATCTTAGGCTTGGTTGCTTATGCATGGGCTGGATTTGGGGCTGCATTTGGGCCGATTATTCTATTGTCACTGTTCTGGCGTAAGCTGACTTCAAAAGGCGCATTAGCCGGAATGATCGTCGGTGCTGTTACAGTTATCGTTTGGGATTCTATGGGCACAGCTGCAGAGGATCCTGGCGCAACGGAACTAACGAATTTCATGGGCAGTGTCTATGAAATCATTCCAGGCTTCTTCCTATGTCTTCTTGTTACTTGGCTTGTGAGTCTTGTTACTTACAAACGCGATGAACAGATCGAGAAAGAATTTGATGAAACAGTTCGTTTGATCAACGAAGATAAATAA